In the genome of Longimicrobium sp., the window TGCGTCGGCTGACCGTGCTGGGTACGCTCCGCCGTGATGACGAAGGAGGCCGCGCGTTCTACTCGGCCGACCGGGAGCACGCGGCTTGGCGCGCGTGGATCCTGCTCCTGCGCGCGTGCGCCCGCCCGGCCGACGTGCTTCGGGAAGCGCTCGTGGACGCGAGCGGAATCGAAGGGGCATTCGTATTTGGATCCGTGGCGCGGAACGACGCGGGCCCGGAGAGCGACCTCGACGTCCTCCTGGTGGGCGACGAGGCCGCGCGTCAGCAGGCGGGGCGGGTGCTATCCGACGCATCCGTGCTGATCGATAGGGACCTGGACGTGGTCGGCTACGCGCAGGACGAGCTTCGCGCGCGCCTCCGCTCCGGCAACGCGTTCATCCAGCGCGTGCTCGAAGGGCCGAAGGAGTGGCTGCGCGGCCACGATGGAATCCTCAACGAGGGGGCGGCAACGGCCTGATGGCGTCATGCCGAGGATCGCGGAACCGCAAGGGCGTCCGTAGACGGAACCATCCGGCCGGGCGCGGGGGTATCTCCAGGAAACGCCCGTGTGCCCCGCCGTGATCCAACTCGCTGCCATCTCACGATTTGGGGAACGGATCGTGCTCCTTTCCATACTCGGCAGCGCGTGGCGGGGCCAACTCCGGGCCTCTCATGCCGGGAACGTGCGCGTTCCCACTTGCGGTTTCGTGGTACCCAATGATCCAGCATCGCTTCGCACCCGCCCTGGCGGCCCTCGTGGGCCTTGCAACCGGCCTTGCAATCAGCAACGCCGCCGGGGAGCGTGCATTCCTGTCCAGCGTCCCCACCGTTTCGGAGCTTACGCCCAGCTTTTCCGCCGACCCCATGCCCGCGTTCAGCAACGCGCGGATGGCGCTGGCGGTGCGCGAGGCGCAGGGGCTGGTGGACGGCGGACGCCCGTGGGAGGCGTGGAAGGAGCTGCGCCCGTTCGTCGACGAGCCGGACGATGCGCCCGACGCGGTGCTGCTGCTGGCGGCGCGGGCGGCGGCGGGATGGGAAGGATGGACGCAGGTGCGCCGCCTGCTGAACGGCCGCGACTGGCTGGCGCAGCGAGCGGGCGGCGAGGGGCTGTTCCTGCTGGCCCGCGCCCACGAGGCCAAGGGCGACTGGCCCGCCGCGGCCGACGGCTACCGCCGCTATGCCAAGGTGCGCCGCGCCCCCCGACAGGCCGAGGCGGCCGCGCGCCTGGGCCGCGCGCTCGGCCGGCTGAACGACCTTCCCGGGGCGGCCGACGCCTACGACGAGGCGGCGCAAGCGCTCGGGCGCGAAGGCGACTGGCTGCGCGTCCTCCAGGCCGAGGCGCTGGCCAAGGCGGGCGACAAGGCCGCCTTGGCGGTGGCGGGCACCGCCAGCTCCAGCGCCCCGGTCCGCGTGCGGCTGGCGCGTGCCGAGGCGAGGTACTGGCTGGCGCAGGGTGACACGGCGCAGGCGATGGACCGGCTGGCGCGCGAAGAAGGGATCCTGCGCGGCGCCGGTGCCGATCCGCACGCCGCCGAGCTGGCGCTGGAGCGCGTCCGCCTGCTGATCGCCGGCGGACGCCTGGGGGATGCACGCGACGCGCTTCGCCGCGTGGCTGGCGACGACGCCGTGCCCGGCTCCGTCCGCGTTCGCGCCGCCGCCCGGCTGGGCGAAGTAGCCACGGCGCCCACGGCCGACGAGCAGATGGCCCGCGCCGCGGCGTACGAGGCGGGCAATCGACCTGGCCTGGCCGCCCGCAGCCTTCGCGCGGCCCTTCGCGCCGGCGCGACGGCGGACCCCGCACAGCGGCTTCGCCTGGGTAGGCTGCTCTTCGAGGAGCGCGACTTCCGCCCGGCCCGCGAGGTGCTGGCCGGCCTGTCCGGAGAGCTGTCGGACCCCGCGCAGCAGGCCGAGGCCGAGCTGTACGCCGCCCGCGCGCTGGCCCGGCTGGGAAGCGCCGACGGATACGCCGAGATGCGCAAGCTGGCGGAAAAGCGCGCCGGGACGGCCGCCGCGGGAACGGCGCTCTACCTGCTGGGCGACGTGGCCGACGACCGGGGCGCCGCCATCGCGTACTACCGGCGCGCGGCGGCGGTGCAAGTCTCGCCCTACGCCCGCGAGGCGCTGTTCCGCCTGGCCGACCGCACCCTGAAGGCGGGCGACGCGGGCGCGGCCTTCGCGGCGTGGGAGACGTACGTGTCGCGCTATCCCCAAGGCGAGACCACCGCCGAGCTGGCCTATCGCGCGGGGGTGATGCACGAAAAAGCGGGGCGCGACGAGCGCGCGCGCGCGATGTACGCGGCGGCCATCCGCGCCGACCCGGTATCGTATTACGCCGTCCGTGCCGGCGACCGCGCGGGCTCCAACCCGCTGGCGGGCGCCCTGGCGAACGAGCGCGCCTGGCCCATCGCCGCGCGCGACCAGGCCGACGCCGACGAGGGGCGGCGGCGTCTGGATGCGCTGCACCGCACCGGCTTCGCGGCGGAGTTCAAGGAAGAGCTGGCCTGGCAGACGTACCGGTTTCGCTCGCGCCCCGGCGCGCTGCTGGTGCTGGCCGAGGGGCTCGCGGAAGATCATCCGGTGGAGGGCATCCGCATTGGGCGGGAGCTACTGGACGCGCGCGGCGGCGAGTGGGATGCACGGCTGCTGAAGGTGGTGTTCCCCTTCCCCTTCCGCGACATCCTGATGGCCGAGGCGGACCGGGCGAACGTCGATCCCTACCTGCTGGCCGGACTGGTGCGGCAGGAATCATCGTTCAACCCCAAGGCGCGCTCCTGGGTGGGCGCCACGGGGCTCAGCCAGATCATGCCGGCGACGGGTGCGTGGCTGGCGCCGGGCGCGGGGGTCAGCAACTTCGATCCCAGCCTGCTCGCCGTCCCCGAGATCAACCTGCGGATGGGCTCGCGGTACCTGCGCGACCAGCTGCGGCGCTATGGTGGCAAGCGCGACCTGGCGCTGGCGGCGTACAACGCGGGCCCCAGCCGGGCCGACCGGTGGCGCCGCGAGCTGGGGTACGGCGGCGACCCGGACGTGTTCCGCGAGCGCATTCCGTTCGACGAAACGCGCAAGTACGTGAAGGTGGTGCTTCGCAACGCGGCCATCTACCGCCGGCTGTACGGCGGCGAGCGCTCGCCGGGGCTGGCGGGCGGATCGTAGTCCGCCCGAGCCGGACGCGTGGACCCCGGCGGAGGCTCGCGGTGTAGGCGTTGACCGTTGCCGCGGGCGCACCTACACTGTGCTTTCGCGCCCGCAGCCCTGGCCGTGCATCGTTCTCGGGCGCGTCCGTACATCTTCCGACACGGGCGAGACCATCCGCCAAATGCCGATGCCAATCTTCCGCTTTGCGGCATCCCTGCTCGTTCCGGCCGCGCTGGCCCTGGCGGCGGAGCCGTCGCGTGCGCAGACAACGCTGCGGGGGTCGCCCGCCAGCGTCGACCGCATGTACCAGCAGGCCCGCTCGCACGACCTGACGTTCTACCGAACGGCCACGGGGGTGCGCGGCGCGGCGCGCGACGGCGACCTGGTGCGCATGAGCGGCAACGCCGACTACCGGCTGGCCGGCGTGTCGCACCCGTACGCGCTTTCCATCACCCGCACGTTCGTTCAGCGCCTGGCGCGCCAGTATCGGCAGACCTGCCGCGAGCAGCT includes:
- a CDS encoding nucleotidyltransferase domain-containing protein → MPASIAQRSSLAALFPSLAMARLVVFFLVHPGGRFHVRELMRQTRLPSASLQTELRRLTVLGTLRRDDEGGRAFYSADREHAAWRAWILLLRACARPADVLREALVDASGIEGAFVFGSVARNDAGPESDLDVLLVGDEAARQQAGRVLSDASVLIDRDLDVVGYAQDELRARLRSGNAFIQRVLEGPKEWLRGHDGILNEGAATA
- a CDS encoding transglycosylase SLT domain-containing protein codes for the protein MIQHRFAPALAALVGLATGLAISNAAGERAFLSSVPTVSELTPSFSADPMPAFSNARMALAVREAQGLVDGGRPWEAWKELRPFVDEPDDAPDAVLLLAARAAAGWEGWTQVRRLLNGRDWLAQRAGGEGLFLLARAHEAKGDWPAAADGYRRYAKVRRAPRQAEAAARLGRALGRLNDLPGAADAYDEAAQALGREGDWLRVLQAEALAKAGDKAALAVAGTASSSAPVRVRLARAEARYWLAQGDTAQAMDRLAREEGILRGAGADPHAAELALERVRLLIAGGRLGDARDALRRVAGDDAVPGSVRVRAAARLGEVATAPTADEQMARAAAYEAGNRPGLAARSLRAALRAGATADPAQRLRLGRLLFEERDFRPAREVLAGLSGELSDPAQQAEAELYAARALARLGSADGYAEMRKLAEKRAGTAAAGTALYLLGDVADDRGAAIAYYRRAAAVQVSPYAREALFRLADRTLKAGDAGAAFAAWETYVSRYPQGETTAELAYRAGVMHEKAGRDERARAMYAAAIRADPVSYYAVRAGDRAGSNPLAGALANERAWPIAARDQADADEGRRRLDALHRTGFAAEFKEELAWQTYRFRSRPGALLVLAEGLAEDHPVEGIRIGRELLDARGGEWDARLLKVVFPFPFRDILMAEADRANVDPYLLAGLVRQESSFNPKARSWVGATGLSQIMPATGAWLAPGAGVSNFDPSLLAVPEINLRMGSRYLRDQLRRYGGKRDLALAAYNAGPSRADRWRRELGYGGDPDVFRERIPFDETRKYVKVVLRNAAIYRRLYGGERSPGLAGGS